Genomic segment of Panicum virgatum strain AP13 chromosome 9N, P.virgatum_v5, whole genome shotgun sequence:
TATGTGCAGATATTAAAAGCTTAGTTAGCATCTGAAGGACAATTTAACAATTTAGTTGGCCacatatgtgtatatataagcAGATGTAGATGCCGCGTTTCCTAATCAACTGCTCCGATCCATCGCATCGCCACAGGCCCACAGCACAGCGCCTGCCAATCCCTGCTGCCGCCATTGTCGCGCGCTCCAGCGAGCTCACTGCATCAGCCACCAGGCATTCAGCCATGTCCAAGGCCTTCGCCAAGTCCCTCTCCCAGCTCAACAAGGCCCTCATCAGGAGGCTCAACGCCCTCGTCATCCGCGCGCAGcccccgccggcgaggccggaGCCGGACGGGCGCGTGGTGCCGACGACGCGGGACGCGCTCcccgcggagcgcggcggcgtcgccgtgtGCAAGGTCGAGGGCGGCCTGCTCAGGTCGTCCTCCGCCTTCCCCTACTTCATGCTCGTGGCGCTGGAGGCTGGCGGCCTCCTCAGgggcctcctcctgctgctgctctacCCGGCCCTGCGCCTGATCGGCCACGGCCGCGCGATCAAGGCCATGGCCGTCGTGAGCTTCATCGGGCTGCAAAGGGACGCGTTCCGGGCGGGCAGGGCGGCGCTGCCCTGGCTGCTCCTGGAGGACGTGAGCGCCGAGGTGTTcgacgcggcggtggcgtcCCGCCGGTGCGTCGTGTGCGTGAGCGCCATGCCGCGGGCGATGGTGGAGCCGTTCCTGAGAGAGTACCTCGGCGCCGACGGCGTCGTGGCGCCGAAGATGAGGGAGTTCAGGGGGCGCTACCTGGGCGTCATGCAGGATGAAAGCGAGGTGCTGCGAGGGCTGGACGTGGAGAAGGTGATCGCCAGGGCGGCGGAGAAGGGCGGTGACAGTGACGACGTCGTTGGCGTTGGTGGACTCGAGTCCTCGTTTGTCCACCTCTTCCAAAACCATTGCAAGGTTTGTCCAGCTTATTACAAATTGTATAGATTTTTCATCCTATAATCGGCGCACGGTTACGTAGATTCTCAAATTTTCACGTGTCGATTTGACACGTGAAAATGACACTATGCCAACAGATTCACAATGGAAAGAAATAGCTAGCTAGCCACACGATTGCGTTAAATAAAGGGTAAAGTCTGTTTTTGGaccctgaactatcacgatTGTCCGATTTTGGTCCctgaactacgaaaccgggcATCTCACACCCTTGAACTAACCAAACTGTGCAAAATACCTCCCTGAGCCGAAACTAGACCGGTATTGCTATGACGTGGCAGCGGTTTTGTGACGTGGTACAGCGGCCTCCTTCCCCCTCCCTTGCGCTGTGCCTGGCCCCCGCCGGCCCGGCGCAGCCCCGCGAGGCCCACTGCGGAGCTCCATGGGCGGACTGAGCCTGGAGCAGCCCTCCGTGGCCCTCGCGGAGCTCCATGGGCGGACGGAGCTGCGGCGCCGTTGAGATGGAGCTGCGGCGGCCcattcctcctctcctcccatgCGCTGGCTCCGCCCCATCCCCTGCTCCATCCGCCGCTGCCCCTGCAGCtcgcgcggggccatggcggcggcggccggagccgcgCGGGGCTATGGCGGGGTTCACCGCATGCGAGGGCGAGCGGGAGCGCAGGGgaggacacggcggcggcgaggcgacggcaggcgcaggcggtggcggcggcggcgaggcagcggcAGGCACATGGCCCGCCTGTCtgtgagagaaagagagaggagagggtaaAAGGAGAAGCTGATGTGGCTACTGGCGCCACGTGGACGGGTGACGTGATTGAAAACCGAGTGGATTCGACTCAGGGGGGTAATTTGCACGGTTTCGTTAGTTCAAGGGTGCATAATGTCTGGTTTTGCAGTTcgaggttgaaaatcggacaaTGTGATAGTTCGAGGTCCAAAAACGAACTTTACCCTTAAATAAATTTGGTGGTATATGTTTGTAGAAATGCATGATTGTCAAAGATGTAAATGCAGCACTTTCAAAGCTGCTTGGCCACAGAAAAAGCAGGAATACATGTACACGGTCCGTGTATGcttgaaatatatatataagcatCAATACGTGATTGCTGCATGACCGGACGGGGTAACAACACAGCCCAACACGTAGCACGTAATCGTTGCCAAGAAAAGGGACTCGTCACCATTTTAAAAGTCATCCGTTGGTAGACGTCCATGTCGTCTCATAAATCCATGATCGTGCTATCCATCTATCTATCTAGTAGTGTATCCCTGGGAATACTATTGGAACATGCATGCAGTGATGTATGTGTAATCCATAATGTATGTTTGGTGCTATTTAGTATCACTGTTTTGGGCATGCCGTGGGCATCATCTTCGAAGCCTTGAAGTAATGAGAGTGTAAAATTTGGCCAAGCACTGGAACATGATTGTTGAGTGCTTTTTGTGTGACTGCTCGATCATCTCGATGACTTGAATGAATGGAGAGTAAATCTGGTGAAACATTTGGACATGGATTTGGTCTCGGTTAAGAAGGCAATACTATACAAAAGTATATTAGTTAGCACCAATTCAAGTAAAATCCACCTTAACTAAATGCAAGACCAAAGAAGTATATTCAACTTTCATTGCACCTTGGGAAAGTGTGCAATTTTTCACTTTAGAACGTACATTCTACTAATTTTCTTTTAATTACTGTGGTGTGGCTACACATTGATGGAAGCATATATGCATGGTGGACGCAGGAGGTATACGTGCCGACCgagtcggcgcggcggcgatggcacgCGCTCCCGCGCCGGCGCTACCCGAAGCCGCTCATCTTCCACGACGGCCGCATCGCGTTCCGGCCGACGCCCGCCGCGACGCTCGCCATGTTCATGTGGCTGCCGCTGGGCGcggccctcgccgtcgcccgcaCCGCCTCCTtcctcatcctccccttctccctctccgtgCCCCTCCTCGCGGCCCTCGGGATGCACAACCGCGTCATCGCCAACTCCTCCTCGGCGGCCACCAACCTCTTCGCCTGCAACCACCGCTCCCTGCTCGACCCGCTCTACGTGGCCGCGTCCGCCGGGCGGGCCGACCTCGCCGCGGCCACGTACAGCATCAGCCGCCTCTCGGAGATCCTGTCGCCGATCCCCACCTTCCGCCTCACCCGCGACCGCGCGGTGGACCGCGCCGCCATGCAGGCGAAGctttccggcggcggcggagggggcggcCTGGTGGTCTGCCCCGAGGGCACCACCTGCCGCGAGCCCTTCCTGCTGCGGTTCAGCCCGCTGTTCGCCGAGCTCGGCCGCGACGTGGCGCCCGTGGCGCTGCACTCGTCGGTGGACATGTTCCACGGCACGACGGCGGGGGGCTGGAAGGCGCTGGACCCTCTGTTCCTGCTCATGAACCCCGTGCCGGCCTACATCGTGCAGTTCTTGGACACCGtcaagtgcggcggcggcgctgggggtcCGGAGGCGGCGCGTGCCGTGGCGAACGAGGTGCAGTGGCGgatcgcggcggcgctggggtaCACGTGCACGGGGCTGACGAGGAGGGATAAGTACCTCATGCTCGCCGGCAACGAAGGCCTCGTCGACGTCGACCACGGCGCCAAGAAGAAAACCGCTTCTACTAGTACCTAGTAGTTGTGTGCTTAAACTAAATGGTTCAACGAAGGATAATCGTAACAAAGAGATCATCTAaacctttttgttttgttctgtGTTACTCCATATGATCTGTAATTGTGTATATACTCAAGGTAGTGTGCGAAAATCGCGTGCGTGTAAAATTCAAGATAAACTTTGAATTAATAAAGATGTCAGTTGGATCAAATGCTTAGTATCTGAGTTATACTATGTAATTAAAAAGGGACAAAAATGCTTATGCGTGTAttcaatattttttcttttcgttttttGTTGAAAATAAGCATATATCTTTTGAATTCAACGACGGTGTCTCCATTGTTCGGGAGTTTGGCAGCCGCGCATGGGAGATGGCCAGATGGGACGTCCTCACATGTATCGCGCTGCTGAGGCGACGATGATCGAACTGACGCTGCATTCCATgtgatttatctttttttttctaatctaaagcgagtaaggtttccacTTAAAATTTTGATTTAGTCCATCTCATATTATTGACAAGCGGATCTTAGTCCATCTCGTATACGAATCAGAGAACCTCCATCTGCTCACAACTCGATCACGTAGATCCCTGCAAATTACCTAATATTTTTAAGATACTCAAAAAAGAAAACCTTTACTGCTTGGCGAGACTCATTTTAGACATCTGGAAGCTGATCAGGAAAGGAGTCGGTATGCTGCCTTCATTACTGCCAAGAGGGGCCTTGTTGCAACCAGAAGTTTCTGTAGGCAATCTATCAGGCTATAATCCCTGCCAGAAACGACTAACCACCTCGCAGTCCTGACCTAATTAAAGGCCGGCGCTGGTATGACCAGCGAAGACTGGCCATTGACGCTGCGGCCTCATGATCATGACGTTGCAGAAAGATCAAACTCGTTTTCCTGTGTCCTTGTCAATACGCTGCTCGATTCCAGTAATATTCCAGCAGAATAGCACTTGTACTGAGAGCTAGTATAATGCAGCTCATGTTGTATGACCTGCAATTTATGCACACATAAACGTATACtccttccgttccaaattgtagattGTTCCATCAAATCTAAATGCatagtttttgctatgtatTCGGACCTAGTATGTATCTGTGTGAGTAGAAATAACTATATATCTAGATTTGACAAAATGGTCTACAAttggaacggaggaagtataatcttaataatatatatacatgcattttgcatttcaattgTAGCTTTTCGCAACATGTCACAAGCAAGGTCCCAATGGTCACGGCGATAGATTAATGATCCGCCAACACTCTTACATGTTGGAACCGGCATTTTCAGTGGAGCTCCGAGGTTGCCGACCATCAAGTCGGGACCAACTTTTCAGAGTTGTATTCCATAatcaaatttttttattctgCTTCCTTTTCATCTCTGCCCCCAGTTGTTATCGCCAGAACCAACCTGCTTCGCATCACTTACCAgtgtttctttccttttctttttttcctactGCTACTACCGCCACCCTTTCCATTGCTTCCACCACCAGGTGAAGTCGGGTCACCTTGTGCACCAAATGTAGTTTCGAACATGCCAGAATTTACAGCGTTCTGGAACCACTCAAAGAACTCTTCCTCGTTGAGTTCTCCATCCATGTTTGCGCCATTCGGGACCTTACCACCCCTCTGTGCAGAGGAGCTCCCTTTGCCACTACTCTGCTTTGCCATGCTGGCATTGACATGAAAGCTTGGCTTGTGAGTGTTTGCTGGGCATCTCATTCCCTGTAGAAGAAAACAGAAATTTTGTATTATCAAATCATGTACCCCATTATTTCACTGTGCCAAAGAAGCAGAGCCACCATTATTTTTGTTTTCCCCCTTTGTCCCCTCAGCATGTAGGGCATTGTTCCAACTACAGCTAGAAATACCCAAACtttgttgtaaaaaaaattaatgttGTGGTTTAGCATATAAATTTGTGTTTAGCCTAGTCAACTAGTCGTGTATGCATTCTTCTTTGTTGTACATGCTTTTCATATTCCAGATGGAAGGTTCTATATGTATGATCTTTAAGTGTTTCATTAGGTACATATATGCCATGGATTAGATAAGACAGTAATGATACAGCAATCTGCACTCCCTAGTGCCTTTTTACAACTCAAGTTTTTAATATGGGATATAGCCATACAGGTGTGTTGACTACATATCCACAATGCTAAAATTTATTAAAGTGgagaataaaaaaaaaacactgacAGCTCTCAATTATCAGTTGCTGCTACTAGATACATGGGTTCATCAAGGGTACAGTGCCCTGGACAGACCCAAAGGCTTAAGACGTATGAGACTCCAATATGCATATTTGCTAACATGAAAGTATTTAAGACAAAAATGTAAAGACTGATGACCCTTCTGTGCAGAATAAGAAGATTGTAAAAAAAGTAATGTACAGGTCTGAATTTTCATTGAAGAAAATCTGAATCACCTGACAGTTGAACCACTCAGTGACATCAAATATGTAGCTTTCTGCGCAAACATAGGCGTGAGGTAAATCTAGCTGCAAAACATAACACATCATACCATGTCAGCCACAACTTTGTTGGCAGGTCCTATGATTTATACGTACAGTTGCTCTAAAAAAGGGTACACGCAAATACATTATTTTCATTTCCTGAAAGAAAGCTAGTGTTATTAAACAGCAAGGTTTCGAATAATTTGGCATTTACCTTCTGCAGCATGCCAAATAAAACAGGTTGAAAGGACTGTTCAACCCATCCATCGCCATCTTTAGCTTGATGAAAATCCTTGCAGTCCTGCAGTATAAAAAATAATGTAATTATTTTAAGACAAACCAGTAGCACAGTATTGCAAATCAGCCACTATCACATGCCAAAAGAAAGCACCTGACACCATCTAGCTTGAGATTTAGCTCTTCCTGTATAAATCCAAAGATGGAAGTCGCCACATTTTTTGCAGGCTATTCTTCTTGAAAGACCATAAGGACCTTCATCGACACCTTCAGAAGGGCTGAACCCATGTT
This window contains:
- the LOC120693304 gene encoding probable glycerol-3-phosphate acyltransferase 3, coding for MPRFLINCSDPSHRHRPTAQRLPIPAAAIVARSSELTASATRHSAMSKAFAKSLSQLNKALIRRLNALVIRAQPPPARPEPDGRVVPTTRDALPAERGGVAVCKVEGGLLRSSSAFPYFMLVALEAGGLLRGLLLLLLYPALRLIGHGRAIKAMAVVSFIGLQRDAFRAGRAALPWLLLEDVSAEVFDAAVASRRCVVCVSAMPRAMVEPFLREYLGADGVVAPKMREFRGRYLGVMQDESEVLRGLDVEKVIARAAEKGGDSDDVVGVGGLESSFVHLFQNHCKEVYVPTESARRRWHALPRRRYPKPLIFHDGRIAFRPTPAATLAMFMWLPLGAALAVARTASFLILPFSLSVPLLAALGMHNRVIANSSSAATNLFACNHRSLLDPLYVAASAGRADLAAATYSISRLSEILSPIPTFRLTRDRAVDRAAMQAKLSGGGGGGGLVVCPEGTTCREPFLLRFSPLFAELGRDVAPVALHSSVDMFHGTTAGGWKALDPLFLLMNPVPAYIVQFLDTVKCGGGAGGPEAARAVANEVQWRIAAALGYTCTGLTRRDKYLMLAGNEGLVDVDHGAKKKTASTST